Genomic segment of Candidatus Aegiribacteria sp.:
CTCTGAGAGAGGAATGCAGCATTCCCGTCTGGCATGATGATGCCCAGGGAACCGGATGCGTTACTCTTGCGGGACTGCTTGGAGCTCTTGAAGTTGTAGGAAAAAAACTTGGGGATGTCCGGATTGTCTTTATCGGAGCGGGAGCGTCCAATACTACGATAGCAAGGCTGATAATCACGGCCGGCGGTGATCCTTTAAAGATGGTTATGTTCGATTCCAAAGGAAGCCTTTCCACGGACAGAGAAGATATCAGGGCCGATGAGCGCTTCTATCGTAAGTGGGAACTCTGTGAAGCCATGAATCCGGAAAAAATTCAGACACATGAGGAAGCCATAAAGGGAGCAGATGTTCTTATAGCTGTATCCAGGCCGGGACCAGGTCTTATTCCGAAGGAATGGATCAGATCAATGGGAAGAGATCCGATCGTGTTCGCATGTGCTAATCCTGTGCCGGAGATATACCCTTACGAAGCCAGGGATGCAGGAGCAGCAGTTGTAGCCACGGGTCGGGGTGATTTTCCCAACCAGGTCAATAATTCCCTTGGATTTCCTGGAATACTGAAAGGTGCCCTTCTGGTCAGAGCGACGAAGATAACTGACAATATGGCTGTCGCGGCAGCTCGATCCCTTGCGAATTTCGCGGGGAGAAGAGGCTTTTCACCTGACTATATTATCCCAACGATGGATGAGGCGGATGTATTCCCTGAAGAGGCCGCTGATGTTGCGATGCAGGCCATCAAAGACGGCGTAGCCAGGCTTCAGAAGACAAGAGATCAGGTTCTCGAAGAAGCAAGATCAGACATTATGAAAGCAAGGAACCTTGTACAGAAACTCATGGATGACGGAGACATAGCTCAGCCTCCAATAGATCTTATTGAAGAGGCTGTCAAAACGGCTGTTGATTCGGTAAGATGACAGATATCCCGGAGGGCAGCTGATGCTGTCCTCCGGGAAGAGCGCCGGAAAGGAAAGTATATGAACGAGATCCTTATGACAAGGAGAAGAAAAATAGTACGGTTCACCTGTCATCATGTTCCGGCAAAACCCGGAATCGCAGGCAGACTATTTTCAGCTCTCGGGAAGAAGGAGATCAACATCCTGCATATGTTCAATACTGAGCATGGGGAAACCGAAGGAGACATCTCCTTCAGTGTCGGGGAAAGCTGTTTTCAGAAAGCAGAAGAAGTACTGCGGAAAACCGGAGATGAAATCGGTATTGAAAACGTAACAGTGGAGCATGATCTTGCTCTTCTGAGTTTTGATCTTGAGGAGACTGTCTGCGAGACTGTAATAGGTACTATGACTCTTGCGCTAAGCGCACTTTCAAAAGAGCATGTTGATGTGAGGCATATAGCTGCCAGCAGGAACAGGATATTCGTCGTTCTGCCTGATGAAGAGGCAGACAGGGCCTCATATATACTCAGCAGAGTGCTGAAGGAAGATCCGATAATACACCCTATCTGATTATCGCATGACTTTATCCTTTATTCCTCCCTCATTTGTGGAACTCAAGCTGTACTGATGTGTATAACTCATTGATGACAGCATAGGACATACAGGCTCTGCTGCGTTTGGGGACATGCACGCTCTGGTGCGTGTCCCCAAGTACAGCAGTTTCAATTTACTTTTCCGGTTCCGCAGAAGAAGGAGTAAGGGATGAAACCGATCAGCTTTATATTTGTACTGGTACTGTTTTCCTCTATCGCAGCAGCAGCTGCAGCTCCTGGCCCCGACGAGGTATTTAACTGGGTAGCTTATCCAGAAGTCGGTAATCCGGAGCTGATCAATCCTGCAGGATACAATTTTATAAACAGCCTCCGGCTGAGAGTAGGCATGGCTGCCTCAGATAGCGCCTTTGAGGGGTTTGACCGCTTATCCATAGCATTTCCCGGAGCGGGTTTATCGGGATGGTGGAATGATGATTACGATATGCGGCGATTCACTCTATCGAGTGGAACGTACCTGTTTGATAGGATAGCATCCGTTGGTGTCGGTTATACCTGGTTCGATCCGACTGTAAATGGAAATCAATGGTCCGGAAAACATTTCTTTACACTCGGACTGATAGTTCGACCAGTTGAATGGTTCAGTTTCGGGCTGGTCCGGCAGGGGGGAATCGACCTTCCCGGTGATGATGTGGAAACCGTCTACAGAGCTGGATTTGCAGTCAGACCTTTTGGAAATACACTTACGCTGGTTACTGATTTTGAAACAGAAAGAGATCTGGATAACGGACAGTTCACGGGAGGGATTGAATTCCATGCCATGGACGGCTTGACCATTCGTGCTGAGGCGGGAAGTGATCATATCAGCTTCGGACTTGAAGCCGGATTCGGGACAACATCCTTCGCCTGCGGGGCAACTACAGACGAGAATTACTCTTACACCGGCTCCAGATGTGATTTCACTTTCTCATCTGAGACTGGTCCGAATCTGCTAACCCCTTCCGGCAGATTTGTGCGTTTTGAAATTGAGGATATTGACGAACTTCAGCAGAGACCTTTCCTCAGCGGAGTTCAGCCCTGCTATACCGAGACGGCTCTTCTGATCGACAGAATTCCTTCCGACCAGTCTGTATCCGGAGTGATAGTGGACATACGAGGCCCTGTTGGCTCTTTTGCCCAGGCTGAAGAGATTCGCGCTCTTCTCAGCAGAATAGTGAGATCAGGCAAAAAGGTTTATGTCTTTCTGGAAAATGGTGGTAACGCTGAATACTATGTTGCGTCATGTGCAAGCAGAATCTGGATGCATCCATCCGGATCAGTTTCGTTCATTGGACTGTCATCCGAGTCATTATTTCTGAGGGAGTTTCTTGACCGGATCGGCATCTATCCAGACCTGATGCATATAGGTGAATACAAGAGCGCAAGTGATATGCTGACAAGATCCGATATGTCCGATGCTCAGAGAAGGGCTACGACAAGCCTGCTTTCGTCGCTGCAGATGGAATTAGTAGCAGGTGTTGCTAATGGACGGGGTCTGGAACCGGCTCAGCTCCGCAGGATAATGGACACAGGTCCATATACAGCGGAGAGAGCAGTTGCCTATGGTATGGTTGATGGAGTCTCCTTTCAGGATGAGGTTGAAGAGCTGGCAAGAGAGGATTTTGGAAGGCATTTCACAACGGTTTCCCTTGAGAAATACGCAAATTCAATACCTGAATACAATGTCTGGGGACAGGATAAACACATCGCAGTTGTCGTTGCTACCGGATACATCTGGAGAGGGTACAGCGGATCATCATTCCCATTCGGAAGAACTATGGGAAGCGAATCTATCTGTGATGCTCTTCGGGCTGCTGCGTCGCAGTCCGGCGTTTCTGCAATTGTCCTCAGGATAGATTCTCCGGGCGGTGACGCTCTTGCCAGTGATGATATGCATCATGCGGTAGAAAGAATCAGAGAAAATATCCCGGTGATAGTATCCATGGGCGGTGTCGCTGCTTCCGGAGGTTACTATATGGCCTGTGGAGCCGACAGAATATTCGCGGATAGAATGACGATAACAGGCTCAATAGGGATAATATCCGGAAAATTTTCCTGTGGAGAACTTCTGGACAGTCTCGGTATTAATGTTGAAGAAGTATCAACAGGTTCAATGGCGTCAATGTCCAGTATCTTCCATCCATATACAGATGTGGAGCGAAGCAGAGCCTTCGATCTGCTGGAGGATGGGTATAACCGCTTTGTTGGAACGGTGGCTTCAGGCCGGGGGATGACCTTCGAGGAAGTTGATTCCATCGCTCAGGGCAGAGTCTGGGCAGGAATCGACGGAGTCGAGATAGGAATTGTAGATGAAATCGGCGGAGTAGTTGATGCGGTTCATTACGCAGCTGGAATGTCAGGAATGGATCCGGATGAAGATATCCGTGTACGGATATATCCGACTCCTTCCTTTCCCGGGTCAATTGAAATGCCAGGTTTCGGGATCAATTCCGGAATTCTGGATCTATTCAATCCGGAGCAGATTCTTTATCTCATGCAGCCGATTTTCATAGACTGACCCTTTACTTGTTATCCTGGATTCATCACAGATACTCGTCGCTGCAGTAGAGTATTTGTAATGAGTCCGGGTTAGGGTCACTTAACGTCAACCGAATCTATATGACAGGTTGACAATTCAAGCCCGGATTCTCATGGTTCAGTCGATTTCTATCTTTCTGGATATCACCGGATTTGCATGAGGTAACAACAATGGATAAAATCTCAAGCGGAATTCTTGAAATGCTCAGAACCGACTCAGATTACATTTCAGGTCAGCAGATATCTACAGAATTCGGGATTACCAGAGCTGCAATCTGGAAGCATATCAGAGATCTGCGGAAAACAGGATACATAATAGAAGCTATTCCTAACAAAGGCTATCATCTTTCTTCATCTCCCGACATGCCTTTTGAGGAGGAGATACACTGCTTCCTCAGTACCAGGACTATCGGAGAGACAGTTATTTTCCACAGGGAGATAGATTCTACAAACAACGTTGCTATGCTTCTTGCTTCCGACGGAGCACCTCATGGGACAGTGATTACATCCGATTCCCAGACCGGCGGACGTGGTAGACGCGGTAGAGATTGGTTCTCTCCTCCTGGATGTAATCTCTACATGTCTGTCATTCTTCGTCCATCCGTTTCTCCTGCGGAAGCTTCGCAAATCCCAGTGATTTCAGTTATTGCTGTAGTCAGAGTTCTGGAACAGTTGGATACCGGTCTTCATTTTCAGATCAAGTGGCCAAATGATATTCTATGTCACCGAAAAAAAGTGTGTGGAATACTCTGCGAAATGAAGTCCGACACGGATCGGATCAATCATGTAGTTGTTGGAATTGGAATTAATGTAAATGTGACATCTATGGATCCATGCATTTCCGATATTGCTACATCTCTGAAACTGGAAACGGATCAGGAATACTCCAGAATAAGGCTTTCCGCATCTATACTTGAAGAACTGGAGGGAATTTACCTGGAATGGCTGCAGGAGCGGAATTTGAAGAGATATATTGCAGAGTGGAAGAAATATTCTCTTCTGATTGGCAGGAATGTCAGAATAGAAACCCCATCAGAAACAATTGCCGGTGTTGCCACAGGGCTGTCAGATAGCGGATCCCTCATTGTGAAGCTTCCCTCTGGCGCTGTCCGTGAAGTTTATGCCGGAGACGCTCATATAGCGAACCACAATTCCTAGCCCACATAAATCACCAGCTTTCTACTACAACGCCGCATATGCAGGCACCTACTGCGTTATGCTCATGCATCCGTCCTCGACGTACTATTCAAGTACGCCTGCGGAGTCTACACTCGCAAGCCTTGTAGTCATCAGCATATGCAACGTTTCGCTACGAAAGCTGGTGATTTATGCGGGCTAGCCCGGAGGCAGGGACATGCACGCTCTGGTGCGTATCCCAAAAAAACACACGGGGACATCCACTCTATGGTGGGTGTCCCCGTCGTTATAGAATAAACCGGCCTGATGAAGTTACTTTGTATCCGTACTCAGGAACTTCCCGAAGAGCCAGGCAAGAGGGATCCAGAGAATGAATGTGCCGATGAAGAATGGCAGGGCATGATCAATCTCAAGCTCGCTTGCATGGAGACAGACGATTCCAGCGATGCTCCAGCCCACAAGAAGCAGACCCAATATTACATTTCCCATTTCACGCATTCCACGCGCGAATGAAGCAAGTCCCACTGCGGTGAAGAAAGCAGGCCACCATTTGCCGACTGATACTCCGAGACCCCATAGCAGGAAGAGTATCCCGACTCCTCCGAAAATAAACGCGAAAACGATGATACCCCTGCTCTTTCCATTCATGCTATTCTCCCCCTTCAAACGGTGGAGACAGACTGGTCAGGTCTATCAGCCAGCTCTCTCCGACTTTTCTGACGATAACCTCCTGGAGACCATCATCTATTCTGACGACAACTACACAGACCAGACTGTCAGGATAATTGACAGACTTTATGCTGGTACTGAGATTATGTGCATCTGAAGAGCTGCTGGCCATCCTTGAGAAAAGATCTTTGCCCGTAAGGTTCAGGAATTCTTCTTCCGTCATGTCGCCCGCAAGCCTGCATGCAGCCTCCCGGGATTCCGTCCAGCCGAATTCATGAAGTATGGAAACGGTTGAATCGTACCATTGCCGGCTTTCCGGTGTTATGAGAGACCAGGCTTCAGCATAGCTGGAATCGGCAATAGCTGCAGCGAATGATCTTACAGTACTGGAAGCACCATCATCGTTTCCGCACGCAATCAAAACGGCAAGAAAGAAGATGGAAACAGTGAAGATATTTCTCTTCACAATACGTGCACCACCATTCCACTTCGAAGCTTTGGCTCGAACCAGGTTGATTTTGGAGGCATAACATTGCCGCTGTCAGCCACATTGATGAGCTGATCAATCGATGTCGGGAACAGAGAGAAGGCTACGGAATACTTCCCGGAATTCACCAGTCTCTCCAGTTCCTCTGTTCCACGAATTCCCCCGACGAACTTGATTCTTTCACTGGTTCGCGGATCCTCGATTCCAAGAACAGGACTTAGAAGGTTTTCCTGGAGGATGCTTGCGTCAAGGCTTTCTACAGGATCGTCTGCCGGGAAACTGCCCACTCTCGGTTCAAGGCTGTACCATTTGCTGCCCAGATAC
This window contains:
- a CDS encoding NADP-dependent malic enzyme, with the translated sequence MKEFDLTLKDLGDLFPEDFSQEQIAKAKTVFLKELAYSAHKFYKGKMMTVPKAGLYGFNWFNVWYTPGVSKVSTTIRDNNEAAYDLSNKGNFIAVVSDSTRVLGDGDCTPPGGLGVMEGKAFLMKYLGGVDAVALCIDNRDKNGNPDPDKIIDFVKMVQPSFGGINLEDISQPNCFKVLDTLREECSIPVWHDDAQGTGCVTLAGLLGALEVVGKKLGDVRIVFIGAGASNTTIARLIITAGGDPLKMVMFDSKGSLSTDREDIRADERFYRKWELCEAMNPEKIQTHEEAIKGADVLIAVSRPGPGLIPKEWIRSMGRDPIVFACANPVPEIYPYEARDAGAAVVATGRGDFPNQVNNSLGFPGILKGALLVRATKITDNMAVAAARSLANFAGRRGFSPDYIIPTMDEADVFPEEAADVAMQAIKDGVARLQKTRDQVLEEARSDIMKARNLVQKLMDDGDIAQPPIDLIEEAVKTAVDSVR
- the sppA gene encoding signal peptide peptidase SppA is translated as MKPISFIFVLVLFSSIAAAAAAPGPDEVFNWVAYPEVGNPELINPAGYNFINSLRLRVGMAASDSAFEGFDRLSIAFPGAGLSGWWNDDYDMRRFTLSSGTYLFDRIASVGVGYTWFDPTVNGNQWSGKHFFTLGLIVRPVEWFSFGLVRQGGIDLPGDDVETVYRAGFAVRPFGNTLTLVTDFETERDLDNGQFTGGIEFHAMDGLTIRAEAGSDHISFGLEAGFGTTSFACGATTDENYSYTGSRCDFTFSSETGPNLLTPSGRFVRFEIEDIDELQQRPFLSGVQPCYTETALLIDRIPSDQSVSGVIVDIRGPVGSFAQAEEIRALLSRIVRSGKKVYVFLENGGNAEYYVASCASRIWMHPSGSVSFIGLSSESLFLREFLDRIGIYPDLMHIGEYKSASDMLTRSDMSDAQRRATTSLLSSLQMELVAGVANGRGLEPAQLRRIMDTGPYTAERAVAYGMVDGVSFQDEVEELAREDFGRHFTTVSLEKYANSIPEYNVWGQDKHIAVVVATGYIWRGYSGSSFPFGRTMGSESICDALRAAASQSGVSAIVLRIDSPGGDALASDDMHHAVERIRENIPVIVSMGGVAASGGYYMACGADRIFADRMTITGSIGIISGKFSCGELLDSLGINVEEVSTGSMASMSSIFHPYTDVERSRAFDLLEDGYNRFVGTVASGRGMTFEEVDSIAQGRVWAGIDGVEIGIVDEIGGVVDAVHYAAGMSGMDPDEDIRVRIYPTPSFPGSIEMPGFGINSGILDLFNPEQILYLMQPIFID
- a CDS encoding biotin--[acetyl-CoA-carboxylase] ligase, with amino-acid sequence MDKISSGILEMLRTDSDYISGQQISTEFGITRAAIWKHIRDLRKTGYIIEAIPNKGYHLSSSPDMPFEEEIHCFLSTRTIGETVIFHREIDSTNNVAMLLASDGAPHGTVITSDSQTGGRGRRGRDWFSPPGCNLYMSVILRPSVSPAEASQIPVISVIAVVRVLEQLDTGLHFQIKWPNDILCHRKKVCGILCEMKSDTDRINHVVVGIGINVNVTSMDPCISDIATSLKLETDQEYSRIRLSASILEELEGIYLEWLQERNLKRYIAEWKKYSLLIGRNVRIETPSETIAGVATGLSDSGSLIVKLPSGAVREVYAGDAHIANHNS